The following coding sequences lie in one Apium graveolens cultivar Ventura chromosome 1, ASM990537v1, whole genome shotgun sequence genomic window:
- the LOC141664868 gene encoding serine/threonine-protein phosphatase PP1 isozyme 9, producing MMMTMEGMMDSSVLDDIIRRLLEGKGGSKQVQLSEGEIRQLCVNARQIFLSQPSLLHLRAPIKICGDVHGQYQDLLRLFEYGGFPPAANYLFLGDYVDRGKQSLETICLLLAYKIRYPDKVFLLRGNHEDAKINRIYGFYDECKRRFNIRLWKIFTDCFNCLPIAAVIDEKIICMHGGLSPELETLDQINDIQRPSEIPDNGLLCDLLWSDPDPNVEGWGDSDRGVSFTFGADVVAEFLEKNDLDLICRAHQVVEDGYEFFAKRKLVTIFSAPNYGGEFDNAGALLSVDESLMCSFEILKPIEKPGASKPLKKPPKIGASSA from the exons ATGATGATGACAATGGAAGGAATGATGGATTCAAGTGTGTTGGATGATATAATAAGGAGATTATTAGAAGGAAAAGGAGGAAGCAAACAAGTACAGCTATCAGAAGGAGAAATCAGACAGCTTTGTGTCAACGCTCGTCAAATCTTTCTTTCTCAGCCTTCTCTTCTTCATCTCAGGGCTCCTATCAAAATCTGCG GAGATGTACATGGTCAATATCAAGACCTATTGAGACTTTTTGAGTATGGCGGGTTCCCTCCTGCTGCAAATTACCTATTTCTTGGAGATTACGTAGATCGAGGCAAGCAAAGCTTGGAAACCATATGTTTGCTACTGGCATATAAGATAAGATATCCTGATAAAGTTTTCCTGTTGAGGGGAAACCACGAAGATGCAAAAATCAATCGTATATATGGCTTTTACGATGAATGTAAAAGGAGATTTAATATCCGGCTTTGGAAGATATTCACTGACTGCTTTAATTGTTTGCCAATTGCTGCGGTTATTGATGAGAAGATAATTTGCATGCATGGAGGACTTTCACCAGAATTGGAAACTTTGGATCAAATAAATGATATTCAGAGGCCCTCTGAAATTCCGGATAATGGTCTCTTGTGTGATTTGCTCTGGTCAGACCCTGATCCGAATGTTGAGGGTTGGGGAGATAGTGACCGAGGTGTCTCATTTACATTTGGGGCTGACGTAGTTGCTGAGTTTTTGGAGAAgaatgacttggatttgatttgtcgTGCCCATCAG GTTGTGGAAGATGGCTACGAGTTCTTTGCTAAACGGAAACTTGTCACAATATTTTCTGCTCCAAACTACGGGGGTGAGTTTGACAATGCAGGTGCTCTGTTGAGTGTAGATGAATCCTTAATGTGTTCTTTCGAGATTTTAAAACCGATTGAGAAACCAGGCGCATCAAAGCCTCTTAAAAAG CCCCCTAAAATTGGAGCGTCTTCGGCATGA
- the LOC141664874 gene encoding folate-binding protein 1-like isoform X1, whose amino-acid sequence MRLYCIYPCIYIFLSLDPLLSYASGNTNEVCLSKGGRFPPYSNQGKPPRSVSKGPKDLILCRMYRKKTCCDVTQTHPAFMAIRKLASTGEANADCLLLWEFLECSICDPQVGVQSGPPLICASLCDRVYDACANAYFSMDAKIQALAPCGVNDFICGRASEWISNGTELCHAAGFAVKALYDIQDTSCYGGRGSLDAIADAWKSSKFFIPQKAGVLEDFKQWLRETTFNEKVSWAVAGLVLTAGLLFNSRKKRRCQENIQAVIQRNARIKNPSLTSDLANAHGR is encoded by the exons GAAACACTAATGAAGTTTGTCTTTCTAAGGGTGGTCGTTTTCCACCGTATTCAAACCAAGGGAAACCTCCAAGAAGTGTGAGCAAGGGCCCCAAAGATTTAATCCTTTGTAGGATGTACCGCAAAAAGACATGTTGTGATGTCACCCAGACACACCCTGCTTTTATGGCCATTAGAAAATTGGCGTCAACAGGGGAGGCAAATGCAGATTGCTTGCTGTTGTGGGAATTTTTGGAGTGTTCTATCTGTGATCCACAAGTTGGTGTACAATCTGGACCTCCACTTATATGTGCATCTTTATGTGATAGAGTGTACGATGCCTGCGCTAATGCCTACTTCTCCATGGATGCTAAGATTCAG GCCCTAGCACCTTGTGGAGTGAACGACTTTATCTGTGGTCGAGCCTCAGAATGGATATCTAATGGTACCGAGCTCTGTCATGCTGCTGGTTTTGCAGTGAAGGCATTATATGATATTCAAGACACATCTTGTTATGGTGGGAGAGGTAGTCTCGATGCCATTGCAGATGCATGGAAGTCTTCAAAGTTTTTCATTCCACAGAAAGCTGGAGTACTGGAAGATTTCAAGCAGTGGTTGAGGGAAACTACATTCAATGAAAAAGTTTCTTGGGCAGTAGCGGGTTTGGTTCTAACTGCAGGACTTCTGTTTAACAG TAGAAAGAAAAGGCGTTGTCAGGAAAATATACAAGCTGTTATCCAACGGAATGCAAGGATAAAGAACCCAAGTTTGACTTCTGATCTAGCAAATGCACATGGAAGATAG
- the LOC141664874 gene encoding folate-binding protein 1-like isoform X2 encodes MRLYCIYPCIYIFLSLDPLLSYASGNTNEVCLSKGGRFPPYSNQGKPPRSVSKGPKDLILCRMYRKKTCCDVTQTHPAFMAIRKLASTGEANADCLLLWEFLECSICDPQVGVQSGPPLICASLCDRVYDACANAYFSMDAKIQALAPCGVNDFICGRASEWISNGTELCHAAGFAVKALYDIQDTSCYGGRGSLDAIADAWKSSKFFIPQKAGVLEDFKQWLRETTFNEKVSWAVAGLVLTAGLLFNRKKRRCQENIQAVIQRNARIKNPSLTSDLANAHGR; translated from the exons GAAACACTAATGAAGTTTGTCTTTCTAAGGGTGGTCGTTTTCCACCGTATTCAAACCAAGGGAAACCTCCAAGAAGTGTGAGCAAGGGCCCCAAAGATTTAATCCTTTGTAGGATGTACCGCAAAAAGACATGTTGTGATGTCACCCAGACACACCCTGCTTTTATGGCCATTAGAAAATTGGCGTCAACAGGGGAGGCAAATGCAGATTGCTTGCTGTTGTGGGAATTTTTGGAGTGTTCTATCTGTGATCCACAAGTTGGTGTACAATCTGGACCTCCACTTATATGTGCATCTTTATGTGATAGAGTGTACGATGCCTGCGCTAATGCCTACTTCTCCATGGATGCTAAGATTCAG GCCCTAGCACCTTGTGGAGTGAACGACTTTATCTGTGGTCGAGCCTCAGAATGGATATCTAATGGTACCGAGCTCTGTCATGCTGCTGGTTTTGCAGTGAAGGCATTATATGATATTCAAGACACATCTTGTTATGGTGGGAGAGGTAGTCTCGATGCCATTGCAGATGCATGGAAGTCTTCAAAGTTTTTCATTCCACAGAAAGCTGGAGTACTGGAAGATTTCAAGCAGTGGTTGAGGGAAACTACATTCAATGAAAAAGTTTCTTGGGCAGTAGCGGGTTTGGTTCTAACTGCAGGACTTCTGTTTAACAG AAAGAAAAGGCGTTGTCAGGAAAATATACAAGCTGTTATCCAACGGAATGCAAGGATAAAGAACCCAAGTTTGACTTCTGATCTAGCAAATGCACATGGAAGATAG